The sequence ATATTCCATGAAGTTCGGATTTCCTACTGTGGTGAACCATATAACATCATGCATAACACAGTTCACTAACCTAATAAATAAAGGTTGTTTAGGACAGTTATGTTAGCATACTGCATAGTTGTGTACTTCCAGTTACGATTAGTTATATCTCATTGGATAAGCGCGCAATGTATCTTTCAAGATCTATTACCATTTGAAGCTCTAACTCAACCCAAGACTTTCTATTTGGAATAGTCAGAACTGACCTTGCTTAATATCCCATTATCAAGCATCCAGTGTGTGGGGATTTTGAACTCTTTGCAGTGACACATCAGTGAGTCTCTTGTCCGAAGAAGGTTATAGACACTACGTTCCATCCTGCGAtgtaaattaaatatttcataataagtCATAATTGGTACCAAATTATAACTGCTTTAGGACAAAGTATGAGGGTTATACTTCTCTGACAAAGAAATCATCTTCTTTAGTGCAATATCACATGGCAACCGAGGATCGTCCTGGTAAGTTGAAACTTCATTCTCCAACTTCTTGAGATCTCTATATCCAAATGCTGCCTCCCGTAGTGTGTCTGCTTTTCTCTCTGGCCAGTCAAAGTGCTTCAGGACTGCCCTTTCATCCACCTTCAGAACAGTGCAAGCGCAATGATCAAAATTAGTAGTACATTACAAACTGCAGCTTCCATTTGATATGAAATATAGAAGATATAGTTCCTCAATATTTGGTCAAATTTTCTGAGAACTGCATTTATGTACACTGGATTCAATTGACAATAATTACTGAACTTAATGTGATAAAACCACTACGAACTGACAGCGAtccttaatgaaaattttaaagtaatatagtTTACTAGTCACCAAAATGAGCAAACTAGAATGCTGAAGGTTAACACATATAGCTTACTAGTCACCAAAATGAGCACACTAGAATGTTTGAGGTTCATATAGAATGCTTATACTTATTTTATGCATGTATTACAGTATATAGTTTGTCAGTCACCAAGGTAGCCAAACTAGGCTGATTTAATTATGCACATTTACAGAATGTCCATGGATGGATATTATGCATATATATTAATGTCTATAGTTTGTTAGTCACTAAAGTGGCCAAGCTAGAATATTGAAAATATACACATGCATAAATGACCTAATGATTATTTTATGCATGTACTTACGTTCATCTAGTTTGTTAGTCACCAAAGTGGCCAAactagaaaattgaaaatatacaCATGTGCAtaaatgatatgattattttatgtATGTATTTACGTTCATCTAGTTCGTTAATCACCAAAGTGGTCAAGCTAGTATACGTTCATGAAAGACATACATGTATAAATTAAAGTTTGTCATTTATTCAGTAAGCATATTaagcttaccagaaagcaaagtTCATCATCGAGCCATTTCACAAAAGCAACCACGTCCTCGATGTCTGAATAAACTGCATTATTGACCTCTGCTATAAGGGAAATCACAAATTCTGCTTGAGTCTCCACATCTGCCCTTATCTGGAAGTGGGACAATAATATGCAACCAGAGTAAAATTGAGTCCAGAGATTCAAATTAAAAACGTCTTCTGGACATCTTGAGTCATTAGAGTGCAGTTTAGTGGTCACTGATATAGTTAGTTTGTCTTATTGACAATAATAGAATGCAAAGACTAGAGAGAAAGAACCTACAGCCAGCAAATATGATGATCTATTCTCAATTTCATCGATCATGCTACTACGAACGTCTGAAACACTTGATGCATCACATACTCCTCCATTTAATGAATCCTTCCTTGAGTCTCTCTTCATCAGTGAATGATAAAACTCTACTACTTGAGGGGCTCTCTGTACCATGCCTGATGTAGTCTTTCCCGGAAGTtttggaggaggtggtggtggtggaggagGGGGAGGTGGTGGAGGACCAGGAACTTGAACAGAAATTTCTCCTTCTTGTTCAACTAAAGCAACAGATGAAGGCCTCGGAGGGGGATTAGGAATCCGCAAGACACGTTTCTCGACCTCCAAAGGATAGGTTAATTTATGTTGGGATACAAGAGGCTCAATCTCCTTCTCCACTTCCCTGGAACACATGAAGACATCCGATTGCCTTCTCTTATTAAATATCAAGTCCTCACCACAAAATTTTGATCCACTTATCGAATGTCTACGAGTAGAACTTTGTGTATCCTCCCAACTATGATTAATGCTATCATCTGGGCTCTCAGCTAGTTGCATATCTTCATCAGTAATAGGCCATTTCTTTAGCTTCTTAACGAGGCTTAACCTCTTGGCATTACTATCTTTTGAGTCCTCATCACTATGATCATAAGACAAGCAAAGTGATTCCCTACTTTTTTCACTACCATAAGGGCTAGAAGTCTTATCATATGTCATGGACGAGCAACTGCGCAACTCTTCTCGCAAACACGAGTTCACCCATCTCAAGTAGGCAAGCTCCTCAACCTCATTCATCCTACTCATTTGAAGACCCTCAACTTGTTTGCAAAGGTTTTCATTTTTGTGTCTCAACAAAGAAGCCTCTGCTTTAATATTCTCAATTGTATCTCCCTGATGAATAAATTGAACCAGATAAACAAGATATAATCAAGCCAACCAATTACTTGATagacaaattcaattttttcatacACTATGCTAAAAAATACAAGATACAGATTGAAACCACATTTCTCAGTTATTCACTACAAACTACTAGAGAAAACTATGCATTATAGACATCTATTGACCAAATTATCAAggttattcaaattcaagatatCAAAACTTAGTATACAAGAATATGAAGTAAATACCTCTGGAACTTTTCCAACAATGGCTAGCTGGGACTCCATGGAAGACAACCTGCAAGAAATATCTCTTTTCTGAAGCTGGAGCTCCTTATTCAAGCGCCTCAACTCCACGACCTCCATTTCCAAACTAGTCACACTTTTGACATCTTCCCTGTTGGATATCCCATCTTGCCTCTCAAGAGTAGCAGTCAATGAATTTAGTTGATGAGAAAGGACTTCCTTTTCACATTCCATCAATTCAACTTTCTTGATAAAGCTATCAATCTCACTCTTCTTCAGTTCGAGCTCCCTCTCAAGCTCAACCGCCTTCGGACTCCTCTTAAATTCGGATAATTCAGCCtgcaacttcaattccctttccTTTGATTCTTGTAATAAGCTCCTCAAATGATCAATTTCAAGGAATAGATCACGCGAACCGGAAGGTTTAGTCCTACTGATATTaactgtttgaggatgaacttgAGTTGAAGTGGCTGAACATGACAAGTCTCCCATTAGAGACCTCTTCACTTTTGGCTGCGAAACCCCAGAAGAATTCTTCTGGTTCGAGTTTTCGTTACCAGAAACCTGCTCTTTCTTGGCATGAATTATGGTTTGCAACTTGGTTTTTCTCTCCCCTGATAAACCCTTAACAATCTGAGAACTCCATGAAGATCTCACCTTTGACATACTGCTATTCCCTTTTACATTGCTATTACTACCCTTTGGTGCCTTATTTTGATCAGCAAATCTTGAAGCTCTCAATCTGTTCTCTAATGATTTTTCCTCCCCCATTGTAAACAACTACAAAAGACTCCACCCCTTATATTCAATTCAGCTCAGAAACTCCAAACTTCCATGAATTAACCTCTCAATCCCTAAAGACACAACTGGGGGCTTTCTCATAAAATGACTAAAACCCAAgtttaagataaaaaatgaaaCCTTTTCACCATAACATAAATGGGTTTATCAAAGCTCAAGATTGAAACTTTACACCATTTATCAGCATTAATCATCAAAGATATCATATGGGGTTCTTTATCAAATCTCAAAACTGAAACTTTTCCACTATAAAATCATTTACCCTCAAAATTTCAAGATTTCCCCTCTTATCTATTACCCTcaaaagttcaagaatttccttcTATCTATATACTAAATCTTTTAGAACCTTAAAACCCCAAATGGGGTTCACTAATAATTCAATCTTGATTAATCTAAAAACCCCTTTAAAggtaaaatcatttttttcacaaCTCAAAAAGCCAAGAAAGCTTATTGAGTGTTATCTTTTCTTTGATCATGCAAACAAGAGACGCTCCTCTTTAAAGAAACAAATCATAAGTTGAAAATGGAGAAAGAAAGGCGCGTACTTTGAGGATTTCACTATACACTTATATAGAGAGCAAAAAAAAGGGGAAGATTGTCGCAGCTTTAATGgtcatttgaattttgaaatttgaacatgttTTTTTTCCTACAACTTTGAGATTGATGGTAATATATAATTGATCTTAACCGTTGATATTTTGGGCTGGTGTTTGATGAGCGGTTGAGATTTCTAATTAAGAAAAAGGGTCTGCAACGGTCGACTCCTGAACTTGAAGATTTGCATGATAACAATCCCAGCAAGAAAATGTATAGATTTTGTTTCACTAAATTTTTCGTAACTCTCACACTAAATTTTGCTTTAAAAACCCTTCCAACTTTGCAAAATTTCTATGCCCGTTTGTccaatttgaaattttgaaatttagaaatttaaaatcaatgaaaattcaaaaattcaaatggAATAATCAGATTCatgatcaaaatatatttatagataGATTTTCAAAATTGACTCTCGAAGTGTATGGTCAAATTCagagggaatttgataaaatattcttaattataatttttcttttctttttaggtTGAACTGTTATCATTCACTTTGTACGTTGAATTAGAATTGTGTCGGGtgcaaatttgagaaaaaaaatcattacCTTATTGATTCTGTGAAATGTCAATTATTTTGGATTAACTTTTCGAGattaaaatatcaattattttagatcgaaaaaaataattatctctGAAGGAAATCACTGTCACAATAACTTCTCTATCTCTATGAGGTAGGTGTAAAGTTTGCGTACATAGCCTTCTCATACTCCAGTTGTAAAATTAGATAGCGTGTTGTTGTACTATGAATTACCATTTtgccattaaaaaaaaaaaaactaacttgagtagtattattttttcaaattcaattgaTCCAATAAGTTCAATCCAAATGAATATATCTAAGATATAGTTTCTCTCTCCTCTCTGAAATACTCTCGGCGTAAGTAATGCTAATGTGTGTTGGTGTGGGTGTGGCAGGAACGAGGCAACAAAAGGTAGCTTAAATGGTGCGAAGCATCTTGGATTGCAGTAGAAGGTGCTAGAGCACATTgagactttttttttattaaagggATGTttaattagagttaatcagtctAGCAAATAGTGCTCATATTAGTAGTCACATTCCGGCATACTAGGCTAATATAATTAACACTAATTGTTCTTATAGAGGTAGATCTTGACATGTCCTCTTGGACTATTTTGGCCACTTTGTTCTGTTCTCTAAAAATATGGATGGGTGGAGCAGCTTGGAGTTCCTTCATCAATAACCTGCAATCATGCAACATATTGTGATAGTGAGAGTCATTTTTATGTAGTACCTGAATTACCTTAAGGAAGTCCACATTTATTTGCAAAGGTTGGATGTTGTTTGTAGCAGCGAGCCTGAGTTCTCTCCTGAGTGCAAAAATTTCTGCCTGTACAAGGGTGGAATGAGGCAGGGTCTCATAGAGTCCCATGACTCAATTTCCTTCATGGTCCCTGATTACCCCTCCAAGTCGTTTTACCAATGTTGCCAGTACATGAGACATCCGTATTGAGTTTAAAGGCATGCAGTGGGAGGAGGGGGTCCCATttaactttatttgaattttgttttCCTTGTGTTTTTGCTGCTTTTGGATAATTAGGTTGTATTTCTTAGCCTGATTTATAGGAAAATCAACAGGGATATTCTCTTTTTTGTCACTGAATTGGTTGTTGTTACTAGTAGTCCATATGGTCAAAGACACTGAGGGATTAGGGTTCCCCAAGTGGTGTAGTTGTTGAAGGGcttattctttatgtttttccataTCCCTACCCAATTGGTGTTGTCCAATCTTTGCAGAGTTGGCATGATAGGGATTCCAGTCTTTTCTTGGATTTTTCCCTAGAACTCAGTGACGCTAGGTCAATGAAGGAAGATGTGCTTTAGAGTTTCAGGAGTCTGCCTACAATACACACAATGGGGGTTAATTTCTAACCCCATTCAATTAAGATAGCCATTAGTTGGAAACCTTTCTTGAGTGAGGAGCCACTTGAACATTTTGATCGTATTGGGAGTATTGGCTTTTCAAATTTCGGTGAAGGCAATGGCCACTTCATTGGGAAGGTTATTTTGGCTTTAAGTGATAGCATCATAAATGCTACCAGTGGTGAAAGCACTATTATTGGTAAGCTTCTAGTAGGGATGGTTATCTTTATTTCTCATGGAAGAAGGTGGGGAATTTATAATGATTTAAGTGAGACTCTCAGGCAATTCCATGGATAGTTTAGACAGGTCTCAAGTGCCACTAACGGTGGCCCCTTCCACCCTAAGAGTTTTTTCTTTCAAAGTTAGAGGGCCTTAAATAAGGTGCCTGGTTGGTCCATGTGAGGTATCCAGAAGTCATAGAAAAAAATGGTTTTGTTTCCTTTATGGATAGACTATACTAACCTCATGGAGCAGTCTTTCCATTCTTCCTGAATATTTTTCCCTAGTCCTGCATACCCACTTACCCCTATTGTTATCTCTAGTTCCTCTCTGGTACTTGGTAGTAAGAACCCTTGCCCAAAGCtagttgagatttttgaataatctTTATGCTAGACTAGCATGGAGGGCCCTATTTCTGCATTCAGCCTTGTGGGGTCCCAGACCACTTTTGGCTTTGGTCTTGGTAATACTATCCCATCTTACAAGATgaattctctttttttcattattgttacCCCACACAAAGTTCCTTTGAGTCTTGTTAATGATCTCAATAGTTTTCTGGGGAGTTTTATGAATTGCATGACATGAGCAGGCATGCTGCTCAGGGTAGATTTAGTAAGGACAGTCTTACATGGCATGTTGAGCATATAGGTTTTCCAACTAGCTAACTTGTTATTCATATTATCCAAGATGTATTGGAAGTCAGCATGGGTGGTTTAGGAGTTGAGAATGGGAAATCCAAGGTATTTATCAAAGTTTTCCCCTCTCTTGATGCTAAGCATAGTAGAGCA comes from Capsicum annuum cultivar UCD-10X-F1 chromosome 2, UCD10Xv1.1, whole genome shotgun sequence and encodes:
- the LOC107858997 gene encoding protein CHUP1, chloroplastic, with the protein product MGEEKSLENRLRASRFADQNKAPKGSNSNVKGNSSMSKVRSSWSSQIVKGLSGERKTKLQTIIHAKKEQVSGNENSNQKNSSGVSQPKVKRSLMGDLSCSATSTQVHPQTVNISRTKPSGSRDLFLEIDHLRSLLQESKERELKLQAELSEFKRSPKAVELERELELKKSEIDSFIKKVELMECEKEVLSHQLNSLTATLERQDGISNREDVKSVTSLEMEVVELRRLNKELQLQKRDISCRLSSMESQLAIVGKVPEGDTIENIKAEASLLRHKNENLCKQVEGLQMSRMNEVEELAYLRWVNSCLREELRSCSSMTYDKTSSPYGSEKSRESLCLSYDHSDEDSKDSNAKRLSLVKKLKKWPITDEDMQLAESPDDSINHSWEDTQSSTRRHSISGSKFCGEDLIFNKRRQSDVFMCSREVEKEIEPLVSQHKLTYPLEVEKRVLRIPNPPPRPSSVALVEQEGEISVQVPGPPPPPPPPPPPPPPKLPGKTTSGMVQRAPQVVEFYHSLMKRDSRKDSLNGGVCDASSVSDVRSSMIDEIENRSSYLLAIRADVETQAEFVISLIAEVNNAVYSDIEDVVAFVKWLDDELCFLVDERAVLKHFDWPERKADTLREAAFGYRDLKKLENEVSTYQDDPRLPCDIALKKMISLSEKMERSVYNLLRTRDSLMCHCKEFKIPTHWMLDNGILSKIKFGSVKLAKVYMKRVAAEIQSKGPLDKDTSMDYMLLQGVRFAFRIHQFAGGFDAETMQAFEELRGLALSLNKK